Within Bdellovibrionales bacterium, the genomic segment AACCTCGCAACAGATTCGCGATGCCATTGCCAATGTTGTGACTATGAACAATCTGGTTAACCTCACAACTGAAGAAATCGACGCCATCGCCAAAGCCCTCAAGTAATCGAGCAATCAAATCATCGAGTCATCCAACAATCAAAGAATCGACCCCAGCACATTTCTCGCATACAATGCGGCTTGAACATTGAGACCAAGCTCGATAAAATGAGCCACTCTTACTCTTATGAGGGCAATCAACATGAAAACACAGCGCTTGCTTCTGGCCTTATTATTGATCCTTACATTCAATCTCGCGAGCGCAGCTCGGTCTGCGAGCAAACCAAAGCCGATCGAAAAACTGAGCGGAATGGCCCTTAATTGCCATGACGGAGACACCTGTCGCGTGAAAATTTCTGACAAAGAAACCAGAAAAATTCGTCTTGCAGGCATTGACGCCCCTGAGATCAAACAGCCCTTCGGCAAGGAAGCTCAAGCGCATATCGAAAAATTGATCAAGGATAAGAAAGTGGACCTCGAATGCGAGGGGATGAGCTTTGATCGCCACACTTGCCGAATTCTCTTAGGCCCCCTTGACGTTGGAAGAGAAATGGTTCTGTCAGGCATGGCGTGGGACTCCCCCCTCTATTCAAAGAAAAGGTACACTGAGAACATGACTCTAGCTAAAACAGAAAAAAAGGGACTTTGGCGGGAACCTGCCTCGGTTTCTCCCTATTGCTTTAGAAAACCGACTTCCAAACATTGTAAAAATAGACAGGAATATATGCCATGATCCTTGTGAACGTTTTTGATCTTCACAAATCCTTCGCGAGCAAAGATCTTTTTGGCGGTATAAGCTTTGGTATCAATGAAGGTGAGCGGACGGGCTTGGTTGGCCCCAACGGCTCTGGAAAATCAACCCTCATGAAAATCATCGCCGGAATGGCCTCGCCCGACAGTGGACGGGTCACAAAACGGAAAGGCCTCCGAATTGGCTTCTTGGAACAAACTCCCATTTTTGAGGAGGGCGAGACAATCCTCTCCTCACTTCTCAGTGCCGGCTCCGATCCAGACGAATCCTATTCTAAAGCTTTTGAATGGATAGGAAATCTAAAACTCAGCCAGTTCGGAGATGAATTCTTAGTTAAAGATTTGAGCGGAGGCTGGCAGAAAATGGTGGCTCTGGGACGAGAGCTAATGAAGGACCCAGAACTCTTGTTACTGGATGAACCAACCAATCATCTCGATATCTCTAGCATCTTGTGGCTTGAAAACTTTCTGCGTCAGGCTTCCTTTTCTATTTTGATGGTGACTCATGATCGATTGTTCCTCCAGCGAGTCGTGAATCGCATCATGGATCTCGACCCT encodes:
- a CDS encoding thermonuclease family protein codes for the protein MKTQRLLLALLLILTFNLASAARSASKPKPIEKLSGMALNCHDGDTCRVKISDKETRKIRLAGIDAPEIKQPFGKEAQAHIEKLIKDKKVDLECEGMSFDRHTCRILLGPLDVGREMVLSGMAWDSPLYSKKRYTENMTLAKTEKKGLWREPASVSPYCFRKPTSKHCKNRQEYMP